In Hemibagrus wyckioides isolate EC202008001 linkage group LG16, SWU_Hwy_1.0, whole genome shotgun sequence, the sequence AAGAACccaaatactttttaaaaaggaCGCATGCTTTTTTCCATAGCTAATTAACTCCTAATTGAGGTTAGCTTGatacaaaagaaaaatctgtctcagtgtcatcatcatcatcatcatcatcataatcatgtcATGCACACATCATTATACCATGTTCTctttatcactcactcactcacatacacacacacttcctgaatGTCCTTATCAGTTGTTTTCTACAGCAGCCTGTAAAAGCAAAACACATCAACAATCATGAACCCAGAACAGGAAGAGGCGGTCCTTACTGAACATCATACACTCGCTATTCGCTATTTTCAGGAGTTAAGTCTCTCAGACAATCAGCAATGAGAATGGGATGGTCAATAAGGAGTTtactctgttgtgtttgtggttttgtttgtgtgttttgcacttACACGCTGCCATCATTTTCACTCTGCACAGCGTACAACATTttcgttttttctttttctgaatcctttgttctttttttttctcacgcATGCTAGTCACACAAGAGACTATCCAGAGTAAGCATCACACCTTTCtgcttttttcttcacttttgtgtgtgtgtgtgtgtgtgtgtgtgtgcgtgtgtgtgtgtgtgtgtgtgtgtgtgtgtgtgtgtgtgtgtgtgtgtgtgtgcgtgtgcgtgtgtatgtgtgtgtgatgtgtttgatgtttgatgtttgtCTCCTgcatcctcactcactctgtccacTTTGAGCTGCTTGTCTCCTCTATGTGAACCCTTTCCTGTTCTAAAAGACATAAAGTTTAATAgagtaattaataaattaatttaatacatgtaattacattaaatgtaaaaaatattctctttttttaaattagattttacaatattaatatattgtaaaatctttataaaaatacatataatttaaTGTTTCCACATTTTAGGcatcaatttaaaataaataaataaataaataagtcattcTCAGTTTGACCTTCTGTCCTGTGAACATctgatatgttttatttttttatttttttattattattttttttttcttttaatttttcagAGGGTCACATTACCTTTAACTGTTCAGTAAAAGGATTATCAGGTCTTGAGGTCAAGATGCACAGCAATAATTGGGTAATaaacttaaatataaatatataaatatagtaaatattagtaattaaaagtaataaaaaaatgtaattatataatgtaattatatatatatatatatatatatatatatatatatatatatatatatacacacacaacactccatAACAAGAAAAATGAAGCTGTAacaaatgataataaaagcagaaataaaatcatatcAAATACACTACCGGGTTTAtttacactgctacactctctACATCATAAAGCCGTATACATAAAAGCTTTAGCACCCCCTCTTCACCATGCCTTCCATCTGAATGCCATTGAGGGTTAGTGAGCAGTGTAAAGGATGACTATAGGGAAAAATATCACCCTTTAATGGTATCTTAACGGAGGAGCGATACACATAGTAACTTATTCATTAACCACTGCACATAATGATCATTAGATTGAACATCATTTACTTCAAAGAACTAATTCCAGCTTATTACAATAACCTAACAGGTCTAACTGTAATTATTATGGCATATATATTTGTTAACAATTCTAATGATTAATCTATTCAACATGAGAACAGCTCATTCATTAGATTTAACAATTGTATGTTCGTATGTTATTATACTTgcccataattatttaaaatcttcttttaaaataataaataaaattataaataaaaagtataattATGAGTCATGATGACTTGATCATAGATAATATAACCGTTGGTTTATTTGGTGACTTTGAATTCTAAGAAATTAGTAGTTACTGATTAgttattcattaataatttattttcattctgaAATCATATGATCTGATATAATGTAACAATTAGTATAACAAACGCTGCATAGTTACGCATATGATTTATTTTCctgagtgtgtaatgtgtacagtattttgttatataatataatatacatttctTCAGTAATAACTGCATTGGCTGTGtgtaaataagcaaataaaaaatgcattgttatttcatttaattcatttattacaaGAATGGTTCTGATCCATTTTTTCTCCTGAAGCTGTGCTGTCCCTTTGCAACACTGCCCTCTTTTGGTTGAAGCAGCACACATCTGCATCTATACCTGTGCAATTGGCACATCTGGAGCCATTACACTGTTGCTCCTGTTACTGATGTGAACACAagaacacacaggtatacatgCAGGTCTGAAGTGTCACTGTGTCTTTATGAGTGTAAACCCTGATGAATAATTCAGTCTGGATTTCTGTCTGACCGCCACGttgtgtttctctttctgtttttcaccCCCGTGGCGACCGACGAGCAGAAAAGTCAAAGCTGGTACAACGTAAGTCACAGATCGTTTCTGTttactttacaccagtacagtTTATGCTGTGGATgagaaataataatttttccaTTTTGATTGATTGTGTTATTTGGAAGCTTTAGAGGCCTTTTGTGTTACTTGTTAGTGCTTCAGATTTATTGTAAAAGTCAGGCTATTTCTAATACAAGACTGCAGCACTTtataataaattgataaataatTGATAGAACCCGTACTTTGCTTTTTTTGCTcctttgttaaatattttacagtggGTTGAACACCATGTTCTGACCTTTACATGGTTCTTCAAACTTCAATTAAAACTATTTTGAACTATAaaatatgttcattttattGACAGCTTTGTAACATgtattatgttttatgtatattaatgtgcttgtttttatataaaactatCAACTgtatgaacaaatgaacaaataaatccTGTTCTATTTGGTCAAATATTTTGACCTCTAGTCTGTACCATTCTTCAGCATCATCCATGTTCTTATGGTGTTTTTTACTGTTAAAAAAGCTACATATAAATGTAACATGTTTTAAAATACTATTCAGTATTAATTGCTTCTTTTACTATCCATATATACTACATACTAAATTACTCCCCAGTTATTTAACTATTTAGTCAGTAATTATTGAGTAAATAAAGTCTGTTAGACTCGGGTAGGCTGGGTCGAACCTGGGTGGTGAGCGAGATCTTCTACTGGAACACTGAACAACAGCATGAAGCTCTATTTTCAATATTGTATATGCTGTCTTTGATTTGACACTTGGTTAGAAAAAATCTGCGATATTAGAAAAAAGAGGTTTCATCTAGCACTCTATTGGGTTGTTCAGTTCTAGGTAGAACCCAATAACACGTTCAGAAAAAAGTTCCAAGTAGTACCACTAACTAGTAAGTGCTTGAGGAATATTTTTCTCTGAGAGTACATACCCCAGGTGGTGTTGCTCTCCAGATCCAGGAAAAACAGGAGCTGCACTTCTTCAGATTATATAGCAATTCAGGTTTTTAACTCATACTTATCTGCAAAAGATAATGTTGTTTTGAGACAAGGTTTCCCTCCACCATGTTCGAGACATCTGcacatcaacactgtttgtgtttcagaGAGAGGATTAAGCCATCCTGAACTTGAGCCAATAGAGCCTTTAGAGCAGGTCAGGCATCCAGATGTGGATTCAGATTTAGTGAAGTTCAGCATCATGGGTCTGTTATCTCTGGGTCTCGAAGGCAGACGATAGTGATGAAGAAGGAACGTAAAAAAAGGCCCTTAAAGCCTTGTATTAAACCTGTAATTAGGGGGAAAAGAGGGCTTTAGGAGCACTGTTGAGAAAGGGTGACCAGATGAATAGCAGATTTCTGGTCTCCTTTAGGAATACAATAAAACCTTTTATTCCCCGTTATTTCCTTAAAGATTTTATTCCTGACAAGCAAGTCTTATACATGACACTGAACAAGTTGAACAAGGGatcgaagaagaagaaagcaagGGAAGGTAGTGATCCACTTTTGTATGAACCTCTCCCAGAGCCTTTCCTCTTGAAGGAAGGTTCACTAGAGTTCATTCaccattgagagagagagagagagagagagagagaagcaactCTTTGGTATGAACCTCCCCCAGACTCTTTCTTCCCGGAGAAGGGTTCACTAGAGTTTATTCACCTTGCTGGGGAAGTGCGAGGGAGATTATAATGTTCACATTCAGCAAGGAAGTGGCTGATACCATATTCTGACTGGGAGGACTACAAGCTCTTTCACATAAGagcctgtgtgggtgtgtgagtaatCCCACAAGTCCAAACATTCCGGGTTGTTGTTCTCTGGACACTTTCGTAACGTGAATTTGTCTGGTGCGGTATTACTGGGAAGAAACTGTAAGCAATTTGGTGGTGGGTTGGTCAGGGAGCTTGAGGAGGATGAAGGAGCTGGATCATGTTCAAACACAGTCTTTGTGAGTGCATGAGATGTCTATGTTCCTAAATGCTGGCGAAGAAAAGGAATTCCAGGAAAAACTGCTAGGATTCGGAAAGGGGGCTCCCACAAGGGGCGTCATCATAAATCTCAATGCCCCCTCAAGTCTGGGGGGAGGTGTGACAGTCCTGTAGTGGAGAACACACTTCTACACCTCAGCCCCTCCTCTTGATTCTCCTGCTTTTCTGATTGGCTCAAGTCTAGCCTCGTACACTTCCCCCTTTTCTTCAGCACACAAACATTCTCCAACTTTCTCCTCCCCTCCTGCACTGTTGTTTTCTAGGAAACCTACAAGAGCTCTGGGCAAAACTGTTGTTTTGGCTGTTTTTCTTGGTTCATTTGCGTGGGGAGCTCCAGTCCTATTTCTCAACCTGCAGGAATTGTGCTCAACCTCGCCTCTTTTCAAGGAATTGTGCTTTGAGTTCAGAGGATTTCTGAAAAGGAATTTATTATCTCCTCCAAAAAATGTTCCTCCCTTTGACAGATGATTGAAGTTATCACTGTCCAAAACTGTGCGGGACTTCTAAAGTTTATTCTTAGAGGACTGCACCACAACAAGCAAAGTTTGAACTGCTTTTTAAAGGATCAGTGGACAAATCACCAGATACTGAGATGCAGTGAAAGAAAATAACGGCAGCTGAAGACATCATTCAACATTGGGTCGAGAGTAGGATCTTCTGCATGCAGCAAAGAAATGTGATCACATCTGCTTCTTCAGGCTTCTTGCATGCTGCTTCTCACCTTTTGTGAAGATATTCCTGGTTATCTGCAGAAATCTCACCTCTTAATTTTAAGCAAGGAAGAATTAAGAGGTGAGAAGTATTTTTGACCCAAGggtttaaaacactttaaaacaaGTTCTGGTGAAAGATCGTTGTGGATTTATCTACTGGATTTTATGTTTCCTGGGTTGTGTTGCAGTTTCCTGTGGTGGTCAAGAGACGTGACACACCAGGACTTGATGCACAGGCTGGATGATGACAGATAGCATGTAACCAGAAGGTTGAAAAGGTTACTGAAGTTCATCTGAGAGCTACGCTGCAGTGCTTGAGCTTGGTCTCAACATACCAACTAGATAAAGTGTCCTCCAGGAAGATAGATCTTTGATCTCCCTAAAGTAGCTGCCATCAATCAGCTGGGTTAACTACTGTAGTGGACGACTTTTGtgaactttttttatttgaactgACAGAAATGGTCAGCATGGCGAGTGAGACAGATTTGCTACGTGACTGGGAGACGGTTCAGCACCCTGAAGGTCTTCAGTATTGTTGGACTTGGTGGGAATGGGAGTTTGAGAGAGTTCCAGCAGTAAGTGATCAGCAGGAAAACAAAAAGGTGGAGTTGTGATCTTTTATAGTAGCTCATAAAAGTGTTCTGACCTGCTGAAGAATGCAAACTGATTCAAGCAACCAAGGAACGTTTGGGTTACTGTAGAATTTCTATGCTCACAAAGCTTTACATTTGGTGAACCAGACTCATTATTTTTGTCTGTAAGTTCTGATGTTTTCTAGTAGATGGAGTAGAAGCATTCAAGCATTTACTTCGAATCAGCAAAGTACTGATTTTCCACTTATCTTCTTACTGATCTCCCAGATCTCTATGTATCTTCTGTACAAAAAGTATTTTATCTTTGCTCAGTATTTTAACACTTGGGAAGGTAACCTGACTCATCATATGTAACAATTACAGACTTTAAATAAGACTTAgtttataaaaaacaaacaaaaaaagtaccACAGGGTTATCATGTTCATACTGCTAAATATTGTATATACTGATTTTCATTACACTAGATCATTTTTATCTTCAGGCATATTCCTGCAAAGCTTCTACCCTATCTAAGTGTCTTTCTTTCATCCTTCAGGTCCTAAGCCCCACGTATAAGCAACGCAATGAAGACTTCAGGAAACTCTTCAAGCAGCTACCTGACACTGAACGCCTCATTGTGGGTAAGTAAAAAAGCAGATCAGCATCAGGAGCAATGCCAGTATTGGAtctgtattttttaaagttCATGGTATTGAGGTCTGAGGGCAAGATATTGAACAATGCTGCTTCACAGGTTCAGGGTCCTAaatttgatcctgagctcaggttattgTTTGTGCAGACGTTTGCCTGTCCTCCCTGCATCTGACTGAATTTCCTAAAAACACCCTGGTAGGTGGATTGGCAATTCTAAATCACCCCAAGGTGTGAATGCATGTGAGTGCCTGGTGCACACCATGTAGTTATGGAGCTTGCAGGTAATAGCCACTAATCCACATCGTTCAGATATTTTAAAAGCCACGAGCAATAAAGATCATTCCTAGGACAATAAAATCAGAGACAGAAACTTAAACAGATTATATTTAAACCTAACTGGGCCCTCTACATCAACCTCTGACCTCTGTCCTCTGACCTTTGCCCTTCCAGACTACTCCTGTGCCCTGCAGAGAGACATCCTCCTACAGGGTCGCCTCTACCTCTCCGAAAACTGGATTTGCTTCTACAGCAACATCTTCCGCTGGGAAACACTGGTGCTCATTTCTCCGTTTGATATTATAACTTCTTTTTCTCAGTTTTTTCTTGTGCTTGATGACACCTCATGAATAAACTCTGTGTTGGTGTAGCTGATGGTGCGTCTGAAGGACATCTGTTCAATGACTAAGGAGAAGACAGCACGGCTTATCCCCAATGCGATCCAGCTTTGTACTGACAATGAGAAGGTGATCTCAAGTTCTGAGCAACTTCTGACAGCACTCTTTTCTTCACCACTTTTTTCTGAaacatcatcatttactttTGCAGCACTTTTTTACCTCATTTGGTGCGCGGGACCGGACCTACATGATGATGTTCCGTCTCTGGCAGAACGCTCTCCTGGACAAGGTTAGCCACATCCAGCTTGAAATACAGAATTGTTTCCTTCATTTCCAAGAGAATGCTTTACATCATgagtttgttttttcctctgtctCTTCTTTGAGTAGCCGTTGTGTCCCAAAGAGCTGTGGCACTTTGTCCATCAGTGCTATGGAAATGAGCTGGGCTTGACGAGTGATGATGAGGATTACGTTCCTCCAGATGATGACTTTAACACCATGGGGTGAGTTTTGCCTCCTCCCACATATATTCAAATGTACTGCGACTGTGTATACACAGTTACTGTGGACATCTTTCACTAGAGGTCGCTTATATCACAGCTTTCTGTTACATTTGTCTAtcctccattcatccatcacTCGAGTATAAACCTAGATATCTGGTTGATGATATAGTGTAGATGCAGGTTGAGGTTTGGCAATAAAGTAcaatccttccatccatccatccatccatccatccatccttccatccatccatacaacAGTCCAACAATCCAATCATctttacatccatccatccagttctCCAAGTTcatttgtctatctatccatcagtTCACCCATTTCAACCTTTTAAAATCTAATTAACTATAAAATCCACACTTTAAGTGCTTTTCATGATCCTTTATACGCTAGTTCATTTTTCATTTGTCCAGTCTTTCCCACTCAGAAAACAAAGCAGTCATTATTCATGATTCCAAACTTGAAATGTTCTTACCCGATCTTACCCACCCATTATCATAACGTCTATATCATAACGCCCTCCACCTCTCTTCACAACCCATTGTTATATGCCTGAGAGTGTCGCTCTGTCTCCTCGAGCTGATAATCTTGACCTCCAGCTGTTGCCCCCCACCCTGGTGCAGGTACTGTGAGGAGATCCCACCTGAGGAGAACGAGGCCCAGGATACGTGCACCAAATCTCCCGAGGTCAAAATGGACACGAGTCCTCAGCTGCCCAAGAAATCCTTCACCAGCAATAACCTACCTTCAACAGGCAGCGCTGAAACACATGGCCATGTGAGAACCACACGTCTGATCAAGCAAATCGTGTACAATCCAAGTCTGAGTTTACCACCAAGAACTTTTGAAGCAACATAAAAAAGAGCTGACAGCTATTCTTGACAGTGAATTTgtcagtaaataataaataataaataacactgcTTGATCTCTCTATCTAGTATGATGTTCCACCAGAGGAAGAGTTTTCTGGCTGTCTTCCTGACGAGCTCCTAAGTCTGCCTTTACCAGATAACAAGCTGTCCAAGCCGACTGGCCCAGCACCCTCACCATCGCTCGACTTCAACGACAACGAGGATCTTCCGACTGAGCTCAGCGACTCGTCGGAAACCCACGATGATGGTAAGTGCATGCAGACGATCCAGTAGTTTTCCCAGAGTAGGCTCTGTGTCCAACATATCCTAACCAGGAAAAAGCAATTGCTGAAGATCAGGGAAAGCTAGCAAGCAATTGCTAGTAAATATATGAGAGTTTGAAAAGGTTGATGGGGGATGGAATCAGGTATCCCATCACTCGCTCTCGCATCTCTTCCCTCAGGAGAAGTCCAGGCCTTCCATGAAGACCTAAACGGGAAGCAGTACATCAACAAGGTGTACAAGTTCAGTGTGGACAAGCTGTATGATCTCCTCTTCACCGAATCACAGTTCATGCGGGACTTCCTGGAGCTACGCCGCTTCTCTGGTAAGTGCATGTCATTCAAACCATTCACCAATGATGTTAATTAGAACACAGAACCCCAGGTCTGTTCTTTACGTCTCACTCTCTGACTCCATCCCCAGGCGTGGTGTATCATCCGTGGAAGAAGGAAGAGTTGGGAGACCAGAGCAGAGAGATCAtgtacaccatcaccatcaccaacccCTTGGCTCCAAAAACCGCTACAGTCACAGAGACTCAGGTAACCTCAAGGGTCAATTTACGTGTCTCTCGCTCAAAATCAGGTTTTCTGGGATGATTCTGTTTTATAGTTGAATTAGAAGCAAGGATTGGAATGAGAGTAGACAGCACTAGGGAAAGATTTTCCAGTTtagtttatcattttttaaaatcatgccTTAATGGTTCACAAATTAGACTTAAATTGGAACTAtattcaatttctttctttcatcctaCATCTTTTCCCCATAGACTCTGTACAAAGCCAGCCAGGAGAGCGAGTGTTACATCATTGATGCCGAAGTGATCACTCATGATGTCCCTTATCATGACTACTTCTACACGCTCAACCGCTACATGCTCACCAGGGTGGCTAAGAACAAGTGCAGACTGAGGTGAGCCACGAGAACCTCTAGTGGTCAAAACATGGCATAACACAATCTAACCATGCTTCATTTTAAATAGTAATGCTGTGATTTCTTGTATAAACCTCAGCCAGAAACTGAAATCAGTGCAAAtgctaaaaatataaaattcacaTTTTAACCCCTAAACCCCAACCAAATCGCTCCCAAATCCAGTCCTCAGTCCTGATTATAAATTTCGATTTTTAATCAAGGTATTCTTTCTTCTAAAAAACGCACCTCAAACACATCCTAGATTATAAGTATCTAAAACTCATTCTTCAATCCTTAATCCTGACTTaatcttcatttaaaaataaaaccccacATCAAAGCCACGGTTTAAAGCTAAATCTAAAACTCAGACCTCCAAAGCCTAAAGCtggattgtgttgtgttgtttttttgttgtgttgctGCAGGGTTTCCACCGAGCTGCGCTACAGAAAACAGCCTTGGGGTCTCGTCAAGGGCTTTATCGAAAGAAACTTCTGGAGTGGCCTTGATGAATATTTCAGACATTTAGGTCAGTGGAGTTCAGATGTCCGAGTCTGCTACTGTAAGctagttattattttattggttATGCAAAAAACCTTTATAACTGCTTATA encodes:
- the gramd1ba gene encoding protein Aster-B isoform X3; translated protein: MSETLQLPALQVQAPCDMDQDGSGSGEIPTSSSPSLRRKRFKMRRMKHVQSEPAEGSKEYLQLPSIEITPSSDEDAIGSGTSTPSASPCRRRSLLKKWLRGGDKKEQSSESSQQSSIHSSHEDDTTRYLSPNAREDSTASNSTRSTPTCSPVLRKRSRSPVPPSADGENMVEKSSDHSSDKSPSTPEQTVQRPYSQSVHATRTGNKNSKKSQSWYNVLSPTYKQRNEDFRKLFKQLPDTERLIVDYSCALQRDILLQGRLYLSENWICFYSNIFRWETLLMVRLKDICSMTKEKTARLIPNAIQLCTDNEKHFFTSFGARDRTYMMMFRLWQNALLDKPLCPKELWHFVHQCYGNELGLTSDDEDYVPPDDDFNTMGCCPPPWCRYCEEIPPEENEAQDTCTKSPEVKMDTSPQLPKKSFTSNNLPSTGSAETHGHYDVPPEEEFSGCLPDELLSLPLPDNKLSKPTGPAPSPSLDFNDNEDLPTELSDSSETHDDGEVQAFHEDLNGKQYINKVYKFSVDKLYDLLFTESQFMRDFLELRRFSGVVYHPWKKEELGDQSREIMYTITITNPLAPKTATVTETQTLYKASQESECYIIDAEVITHDVPYHDYFYTLNRYMLTRVAKNKCRLRVSTELRYRKQPWGLVKGFIERNFWSGLDEYFRHLELELSKVETVLNEPHRPSPKAKVTRVSTVRRHRKRAAAHLRPQHLDEELSAVTTAEDDEVIHRIKHVPGSTQTRHFPDPAGGLALYSVSKLLLVISFILVLLVLLNMMLFYKLWTLEQTTQSLASLQGLRAHDSSKLPQTQMEWAQLLESQQRYHDDELEKWRKIIKSSVVLLDEMRGSLLNLQKGIGMRDDGSAADDKRKHYH
- the gramd1ba gene encoding protein Aster-B isoform X5; the encoded protein is MSETLQLPALQVQAPCDMDQDGSGSGEIPTSSSPSLRRKRFKMRRMKHVQSEPAEGSKEYLQLPSIEITPSSDEDAIGSGTSTPSASPCRRRSLLKKWLRGGDKKEQSSESSSQQSSIHSSHEDDTTRYLSPNAREDSTASNSTRSTPTCSPVLRKRSRSPVPPSADGENMVEKSSDHSSDKSPSTPEQTVQRPYSQSVHATRTGNKNSKKSQSWYNVLSPTYKQRNEDFRKLFKQLPDTERLIVDYSCALQRDILLQGRLYLSENWICFYSNIFRWETLLMVRLKDICSMTKEKTARLIPNAIQLCTDNEKHFFTSFGARDRTYMMMFRLWQNALLDKPLCPKELWHFVHQCYGNELGLTSDDEDYVPPDDDFNTMGYCEEIPPEENEAQDTCTKSPEVKMDTSPQLPKKSFTSNNLPSTGSAETHGHYDVPPEEEFSGCLPDELLSLPLPDNKLSKPTGPAPSPSLDFNDNEDLPTELSDSSETHDDGEVQAFHEDLNGKQYINKVYKFSVDKLYDLLFTESQFMRDFLELRRFSGVVYHPWKKEELGDQSREIMYTITITNPLAPKTATVTETQTLYKASQESECYIIDAEVITHDVPYHDYFYTLNRYMLTRVAKNKCRLRVSTELRYRKQPWGLVKGFIERNFWSGLDEYFRHLELELSKVETVLNEPHRPSPKAKVTRVSTVRRHRKRAAAHLRPQHLDEELSAVTTAEDDEVIHRIKHVPGSTQTRHFPDPAGGLALYSVSKLLLVISFILVLLVLLNMMLFYKLWTLEQTTQSLASLQGLRAHDSKLPQTQMEWAQLLESQQRYHDDELEKWRKIIKSSVVLLDEMRGSLLNLQKGIGMRDDGSAADDKRKHYH
- the gramd1ba gene encoding protein Aster-B isoform X1; the protein is MSETLQLPALQVQAPCDMDQDGSGSGEIPTSSSPSLRRKRFKMRRMKHVQSEPAEGSKEYLQLPSIEITPSSDEDAIGSGTSTPSASPCRRRSLLKKWLRGGDKKEQSSESSSQQSSIHSSHEDDTTRYLSPNAREDSTASNSTRSTPTCSPVLRKRSRSPVPPSADGENMVEKSSDHSSDKSPSTPEQTVQRPYSQSVHATRTGNKNSKKSQSWYNVLSPTYKQRNEDFRKLFKQLPDTERLIVDYSCALQRDILLQGRLYLSENWICFYSNIFRWETLLMVRLKDICSMTKEKTARLIPNAIQLCTDNEKHFFTSFGARDRTYMMMFRLWQNALLDKPLCPKELWHFVHQCYGNELGLTSDDEDYVPPDDDFNTMGCCPPPWCRYCEEIPPEENEAQDTCTKSPEVKMDTSPQLPKKSFTSNNLPSTGSAETHGHYDVPPEEEFSGCLPDELLSLPLPDNKLSKPTGPAPSPSLDFNDNEDLPTELSDSSETHDDGEVQAFHEDLNGKQYINKVYKFSVDKLYDLLFTESQFMRDFLELRRFSGVVYHPWKKEELGDQSREIMYTITITNPLAPKTATVTETQTLYKASQESECYIIDAEVITHDVPYHDYFYTLNRYMLTRVAKNKCRLRVSTELRYRKQPWGLVKGFIERNFWSGLDEYFRHLELELSKVETVLNEPHRPSPKAKVTRVSTVRRHRKRAAAHLRPQHLDEELSAVTTAEDDEVIHRIKHVPGSTQTRHFPDPAGGLALYSVSKLLLVISFILVLLVLLNMMLFYKLWTLEQTTQSLASLQGLRAHDSSKLPQTQMEWAQLLESQQRYHDDELEKWRKIIKSSVVLLDEMRGSLLNLQKGIGMRDDGSAADDKRKHYH
- the gramd1ba gene encoding protein Aster-B isoform X2 encodes the protein MSETLQLPALQVQAPCDMDQDGSGSGEIPTSSSPSLRRKRFKMRRMKHVQSEPAEGSKEYLQLPSIEITPSSDEDAIGSGTSTPSASPCRRRSLLKKWLRGGDKKEQSSESSSQQSSIHSSHEDDTTRYLSPNAREDSTASNSTRSTPTCSPVLRKRSRSPVPPSADGENMVEKSSDHSSDKSPSTPEQTVQRPYSQSVHATRTGNKNSKKSQSWYNVLSPTYKQRNEDFRKLFKQLPDTERLIVDYSCALQRDILLQGRLYLSENWICFYSNIFRWETLLMVRLKDICSMTKEKTARLIPNAIQLCTDNEKHFFTSFGARDRTYMMMFRLWQNALLDKPLCPKELWHFVHQCYGNELGLTSDDEDYVPPDDDFNTMGCCPPPWCRYCEEIPPEENEAQDTCTKSPEVKMDTSPQLPKKSFTSNNLPSTGSAETHGHYDVPPEEEFSGCLPDELLSLPLPDNKLSKPTGPAPSPSLDFNDNEDLPTELSDSSETHDDGEVQAFHEDLNGKQYINKVYKFSVDKLYDLLFTESQFMRDFLELRRFSGVVYHPWKKEELGDQSREIMYTITITNPLAPKTATVTETQTLYKASQESECYIIDAEVITHDVPYHDYFYTLNRYMLTRVAKNKCRLRVSTELRYRKQPWGLVKGFIERNFWSGLDEYFRHLELELSKVETVLNEPHRPSPKAKVTRVSTVRRHRKRAAAHLRPQHLDEELSAVTTAEDDEVIHRIKHVPGSTQTRHFPDPAGGLALYSVSKLLLVISFILVLLVLLNMMLFYKLWTLEQTTQSLASLQGLRAHDSKLPQTQMEWAQLLESQQRYHDDELEKWRKIIKSSVVLLDEMRGSLLNLQKGIGMRDDGSAADDKRKHYH
- the gramd1ba gene encoding protein Aster-B isoform X4; this translates as MSETLQLPALQVQAPCDMDQDGSGSGEIPTSSSPSLRRKRFKMRRMKHVQSEPAEGSKEYLQLPSIEITPSSDEDAIGSGTSTPSASPCRRRSLLKKWLRGGDKKEQSSESSSQQSSIHSSHEDDTTRYLSPNAREDSTASNSTRSTPTCSPVLRKRSRSPVPPSADGENMVEKSSDHSSDKSPSTPEQTVQRPYSQSVHATRTGNKNSKKSQSWYNVLSPTYKQRNEDFRKLFKQLPDTERLIVDYSCALQRDILLQGRLYLSENWICFYSNIFRWETLLMVRLKDICSMTKEKTARLIPNAIQLCTDNEKHFFTSFGARDRTYMMMFRLWQNALLDKPLCPKELWHFVHQCYGNELGLTSDDEDYVPPDDDFNTMGYCEEIPPEENEAQDTCTKSPEVKMDTSPQLPKKSFTSNNLPSTGSAETHGHYDVPPEEEFSGCLPDELLSLPLPDNKLSKPTGPAPSPSLDFNDNEDLPTELSDSSETHDDGEVQAFHEDLNGKQYINKVYKFSVDKLYDLLFTESQFMRDFLELRRFSGVVYHPWKKEELGDQSREIMYTITITNPLAPKTATVTETQTLYKASQESECYIIDAEVITHDVPYHDYFYTLNRYMLTRVAKNKCRLRVSTELRYRKQPWGLVKGFIERNFWSGLDEYFRHLELELSKVETVLNEPHRPSPKAKVTRVSTVRRHRKRAAAHLRPQHLDEELSAVTTAEDDEVIHRIKHVPGSTQTRHFPDPAGGLALYSVSKLLLVISFILVLLVLLNMMLFYKLWTLEQTTQSLASLQGLRAHDSSKLPQTQMEWAQLLESQQRYHDDELEKWRKIIKSSVVLLDEMRGSLLNLQKGIGMRDDGSAADDKRKHYH
- the gramd1ba gene encoding protein Aster-B isoform X13 encodes the protein MKGFKLACTASNSTRSTPTCSPVLRKRSRSPVPPSADGENMVEKSSDHSSDKSPSTPEQTVQRPYSQSVHATRTGNKNSKKSQSWYNVLSPTYKQRNEDFRKLFKQLPDTERLIVDYSCALQRDILLQGRLYLSENWICFYSNIFRWETLLMVRLKDICSMTKEKTARLIPNAIQLCTDNEKHFFTSFGARDRTYMMMFRLWQNALLDKPLCPKELWHFVHQCYGNELGLTSDDEDYVPPDDDFNTMGYCEEIPPEENEAQDTCTKSPEVKMDTSPQLPKKSFTSNNLPSTGSAETHGHYDVPPEEEFSGCLPDELLSLPLPDNKLSKPTGPAPSPSLDFNDNEDLPTELSDSSETHDDGEVQAFHEDLNGKQYINKVYKFSVDKLYDLLFTESQFMRDFLELRRFSGVVYHPWKKEELGDQSREIMYTITITNPLAPKTATVTETQTLYKASQESECYIIDAEVITHDVPYHDYFYTLNRYMLTRVAKNKCRLRVSTELRYRKQPWGLVKGFIERNFWSGLDEYFRHLELELSKVETVLNEPHRPSPKAKVTRVSTVRRHRKRAAAHLRPQHLDEELSAVTTAEDDEVIHRIKHVPGSTQTRHFPDPAGGLALYSVSKLLLVISFILVLLVLLNMMLFYKLWTLEQTTQSLASLQGLRAHDSKLPQTQMEWAQLLESQQRYHDDELEKWRKIIKSSVVLLDEMRGSLLNLQKGIGMRDDGSAADDKRKHYH